From one Coffea eugenioides isolate CCC68of chromosome 11, Ceug_1.0, whole genome shotgun sequence genomic stretch:
- the LOC113752995 gene encoding piriformospora indica-insensitive protein 2-like — protein sequence MMKVFASSMFFILLCILHMSFSCSGQAAASISIAAPMEKAEQEALYSTIQSFVGKWWNGSDLYPDPCGWTPIQGVSCDLSNGLWYVTSLDIGPVHDNSLNCAPNADFGPHLFALKHLKSLSFFNCFVSPHHLLTIPTDKWESLADSLESLEFRSNPGLVGQIPATFGGLKNLQSLVLIQNGLSSKIPTDIGNLSNLKRLVLSQNQITGKIPDSLGSLSGLLILDLSRNLLSGPLPHTLGKLTSLLKLDLSSNQLAGSIQGELRNLKNLTLLDLSRNRFSGGLTNSFQEMSSVEELVLSNNPVGGDIMSLNWQNLKCLLVLDLSNMSLTGGIPDSIAELKRLRFLGLNDNNLAGDIPPRIGALPNISAIYLNGNYLTGELKFSELFYGKMGRRFGAWNNTNLCYPIELKSTGHAPYGVKPCHQEATTLHENISDLDEKSNLGKGDLNHDSHPTVSLAFPSFASNGLCLCYIFLCELFMIALDFSLTRFAW from the exons ATGATGAAGGTTTTCGCATCTTCAATGTTTTTTATTCTGCTTTGCATACTCCATATGAGTTTTAGCTGCAGTGGACAAGCTGCAGCTAGCATTAGCATTGCAGCTCCAATGGAGAAAGCTGAGCAAGAGGCTCTGTATTCTACCATTCAGAGCTTTGTTGGTAAATGGTGGAATGGTTCTGATCTCTATCCTGATCCCTGTGGGTGGACACCAATCCAG GGTGTGTCCTGTGACCTCTCCAATGGCTTGTGGTATGTAACTTCCCTGGACATTGGACCTGTTCATGACAACTCCCTTAATTGTGCTCCCAATGCTGACTTTGGACCCCATTTATTTGCACTAAAGCACCTTAAATCCCTCTCATTTTTCAATTGCTTTGTTTCGCCCCACCATCTACTCACGATCCCTACTGATAAATGGGAATCACTGGCTGACAGTTTGGAGTCCTTAGAGTTCCGGTCGAATCCAGGGCTTGTTGGACAGATTCCAGCAACTTTTGGGGGCCTAAAGAATCTCCAATCTTTAGTGCTAATTCAAAACGGATTGAGTTCTAAAATCCCAACAGATATTGGCAATTTATCAAACCTGAAGCGGCTAGTTCTTTCTCAAAATCAGATTACAGGTAAAATCCCCGATAGTTTAGGAAGCCTGAGCGGACTTTTGATCCTGGATTTGAGCAGGAACTTATTGTCTGGTCCATTGCCTCATACTCTTGGAAAGCTGACTTCACTTCTGAAGCTTGATTTAAGCAGCAATCAATTAGCAGGGAGCATCCAGGGAGAACTTCGGAATTTAAAGAATCTAACGTTATTGGATCTTAGTCGCAACAGGTTTTCAGGTGGATTGACCAATTCATTTCAAGAAATGAGTTCCGTGGAAGAATTAGTCTTATCAAACAATCCTGTTGGCGGAGATATTATGAGCCTTAATTGGCAGAATCTCAAATGTTTACTTGTATTGGATTTGTCCAATATGAGTTTGACAGGTGGGATTCCAGATTCCATAGCAGAACTAAAAAGATTGAGATTTTTGGGCCTTAATGATAACAATCTTGCTGGGGATATCCCACCAAGAATCGGAGCATTACCTAACATTAGTGCTATCTACCTGAACGGAAATTATCTGACAGGAGAGCTTAAATTCTCTGAGctgttttatgggaaaatggggAGGCGTTTTGGGGCATGGAACAACACAAATCTCTGCTATCCAATTGAGTTGAAGTCAACAGGCCATGCTCCTTATGGGGTAAAACCATGTCATCAAGAAGCCACAACATTACATGAGAACATCAGTGACCTTGATGAAAAGTCTAACTTGGGTAAAGGGGACTTGAATCATGATTCCCATCCCACGGTGTCTTTGGCATTTCCAAGCTTTGCTAGTAATGGGCTCTGCCTCTGCTACATTTTTCTGTGCGAGCTATTTATGATTGCTCTAGACTTTTCTCTTACGAGATTTGCTTGGTAA